The proteins below come from a single uncultured Carboxylicivirga sp. genomic window:
- a CDS encoding aldo/keto reductase has protein sequence MMLQEKYTLNNGVEIPKLGLGTWFIKDKNVAQAVIDAAKAGYRHIDTAQAYRNEKGVGEGIRNCGVPREEMFVTTKLAAEAKSYKKAAASIDSSLKKLGLDYIDMMIIHSPQPWMKFRGEDRYFEGNREAWRALEDAYKAGKIKAIGLSNFEKEDLDNILESCTVKPMVNQILTHISNTPHELIKYTQNKGILVEAYSPVAHGQLLKNDEVIKMAAKYGVSVPQLSIRYVLQLGLLPLPKTANPAHMKNNAEVDFEISEVDMETLKHIDKIKDYGEAGMMPVFGGKLNLKTIFKMIFSNKG, from the coding sequence ATGATGTTACAAGAAAAATATACCCTTAACAACGGAGTTGAAATTCCGAAATTAGGATTGGGTACCTGGTTTATCAAAGATAAAAATGTTGCACAAGCTGTTATTGATGCGGCCAAAGCAGGATATCGTCATATTGATACAGCCCAGGCTTACCGAAACGAGAAAGGCGTTGGTGAAGGCATTCGCAATTGTGGTGTTCCGCGCGAAGAGATGTTTGTTACCACCAAGTTGGCTGCCGAAGCTAAATCGTATAAAAAGGCGGCTGCATCCATCGATAGCTCGTTAAAAAAGTTGGGGCTCGATTACATAGATATGATGATTATTCATAGTCCACAACCCTGGATGAAATTTCGTGGCGAAGACCGTTACTTCGAAGGCAACCGCGAAGCCTGGAGAGCCCTTGAAGATGCCTACAAAGCAGGTAAGATAAAAGCCATAGGATTATCGAACTTCGAAAAAGAAGACTTGGATAACATCCTTGAATCGTGCACGGTTAAACCCATGGTAAACCAAATTTTAACGCACATTAGTAATACGCCTCACGAACTTATTAAGTATACACAAAACAAAGGTATTTTGGTAGAAGCCTACTCGCCCGTAGCCCACGGCCAGTTACTTAAGAATGATGAAGTAATTAAAATGGCTGCTAAATATGGTGTGAGTGTACCTCAGTTAAGTATTCGTTATGTGCTTCAATTAGGATTGCTTCCATTGCCCAAAACAGCTAATCCTGCACACATGAAAAACAATGCTGAAGTAGACTTTGAAATTTCAGAGGTCGATATGGAAACATTAAAGCATATCGACAAAATCAAAGATTACGGCGAAGCCGGTATGATGCCTGTTTTTGGTGGTAAATTAAATTTAAAAACCATCTTTAAAATGATCTTCTCAAATAAAGGTTAA
- a CDS encoding iron-containing alcohol dehydrogenase has translation MKDFTFYNPTRIEFGKGKEANMGQYMSEYGVKKVLIVYGSERVKKSGLFDTVAQSLTEKGIAFEELGGVISNPVLSKVYEGVEIAKTKNVDAVLGLGGASVLDSSKAIAAGALYEGDIWDCFTFKAQANKALKIFSVMTLAASGSEMNNYAVVTNEETKQKMSIVSSATFPTVSVVNPELQATVTKEYLAYSAADIFAHSLDMYLTATYLPVYIAGYVENILKTVIRTTEVLLQDANNYEARGEFAWAATNALNFTTVCGVENNRFDTHFIEHTMSAEYNIAHGAGLSIIVPAWMKWQKNLLPDRFNRFAKEVFNLDSADEGIEALKNWYSKIGAPVTLKEGNIPEEGIPMMVGKLFGAAKMMGAEALFSEEMLTTVFENAK, from the coding sequence ATGAAAGATTTTACATTTTACAACCCAACGAGAATTGAATTCGGGAAAGGAAAAGAAGCCAATATGGGACAATATATGTCTGAGTATGGCGTAAAAAAAGTATTAATTGTATACGGATCGGAACGCGTGAAAAAGAGTGGTTTGTTCGATACTGTAGCACAATCATTAACTGAAAAAGGTATCGCTTTCGAAGAGTTGGGTGGAGTAATCAGCAACCCTGTTTTAAGTAAAGTATACGAAGGAGTTGAAATTGCCAAAACTAAAAATGTAGATGCCGTTTTAGGACTTGGTGGAGCATCTGTTTTAGACTCTTCAAAAGCTATTGCTGCCGGAGCTCTATACGAAGGCGACATATGGGATTGCTTTACTTTTAAAGCTCAAGCCAACAAAGCATTAAAAATATTCTCTGTTATGACATTAGCTGCATCGGGTAGCGAAATGAATAACTATGCCGTTGTAACCAACGAAGAAACCAAGCAAAAAATGAGCATTGTAAGCTCTGCCACCTTCCCAACCGTTTCGGTTGTTAACCCTGAGCTTCAGGCCACCGTTACAAAAGAATATTTAGCTTACTCTGCTGCCGATATCTTTGCGCATAGTTTAGATATGTATTTAACAGCTACTTATCTTCCTGTTTACATTGCCGGATATGTTGAAAATATTCTAAAAACAGTAATTCGCACTACTGAAGTATTATTACAAGATGCCAATAATTACGAAGCGCGTGGTGAGTTTGCATGGGCAGCAACCAATGCTCTGAATTTTACAACCGTTTGTGGTGTTGAAAACAACCGTTTCGACACACACTTTATCGAGCATACCATGTCGGCCGAATACAATATTGCCCATGGCGCAGGTTTATCAATTATTGTTCCTGCCTGGATGAAATGGCAAAAGAACTTGCTTCCTGATCGTTTCAACCGTTTTGCCAAAGAAGTGTTTAACCTTGATTCGGCTGATGAAGGTATTGAAGCTTTAAAAAACTGGTATTCTAAAATTGGTGCACCGGTAACACTTAAAGAAGGGAACATTCCTGAAGAAGGAATCCCAATGATGGTAGGTAAATTATTTGGTGCCGCTAAAATGATGGGTGCCGAAGCATTGTTCTCAGAAGAGATGTTAACCACTGTATTCGAAAATGCGAAGTAA
- a CDS encoding helix-turn-helix transcriptional regulator, whose translation MNNIVKVDSVTEYNNMVEVETLHPLVSVIDFAKAQPFHFQKTQMNLYAIFLKDIKCGNMTYGINNYDYEEGTLIFVSPGQVFGVEGDGQKKQGAGTAIIFHPDLIHGTSLGKHIDDYTFFSYEVNEALHLSSREREVINDCIKNINYELEHAIDTHSKTLIVSYLELFLNYCKRFYERQFVTRNHVNKDVLARFESVLKEYFASEQPLLSGLPSVKYCAEKLYISSNYLGDLLKKETGKSAQEHIQLKMIEVAKEKIFDNEKSISEIAYELGFKHPQHFTRMFKKSVGMSPSEYRNMN comes from the coding sequence ATGAATAATATAGTTAAAGTAGATTCTGTTACAGAATACAACAATATGGTGGAAGTAGAAACACTTCACCCATTGGTAAGTGTTATTGATTTTGCGAAAGCACAACCATTTCACTTTCAGAAAACACAAATGAATTTATATGCCATCTTTTTAAAAGATATTAAATGTGGCAACATGACCTATGGTATCAACAACTATGACTATGAAGAAGGTACCTTAATATTTGTTTCACCGGGTCAGGTTTTTGGTGTTGAAGGTGATGGACAGAAGAAACAGGGTGCTGGTACCGCCATTATTTTTCACCCTGATTTAATTCACGGAACCTCATTAGGTAAACACATTGATGATTACACTTTCTTTTCGTACGAAGTAAACGAAGCGCTTCACCTTTCATCTCGCGAACGTGAAGTGATAAACGATTGTATTAAAAACATCAATTATGAGTTGGAACATGCTATTGATACACATAGTAAGACTTTAATAGTATCTTACCTTGAGTTATTTTTAAACTATTGTAAGCGTTTTTACGAGCGTCAGTTTGTAACCCGTAACCATGTTAATAAAGATGTTTTAGCTCGTTTCGAAAGCGTATTAAAAGAGTATTTTGCTTCGGAACAACCGCTTCTATCAGGTTTGCCATCGGTTAAATATTGTGCTGAAAAGCTATATATTTCCTCTAACTATCTGGGCGATCTTTTAAAGAAAGAAACGGGTAAGTCGGCTCAGGAACATATCCAGTTAAAAATGATTGAGGTGGCGAAAGAGAAGATTTTTGATAACGAAAAATCAATAAGCGAGATTGCTTACGAACTAGGATTTAAACATCCTCAGCACTTTACCCGCATGTTTAAAAAGAGTGTGGGAATGTCGCCCAGCGAATACAGAAATATGAACTAA
- a CDS encoding cyclophilin-like fold protein, with amino-acid sequence MPTPIVLKVEDVTIPATLNDTVAAQDFKTRLPFVVSGYRSTFDYCCTADSGKFDPKEKQAGWKNGDITLAGGWFAVLFDGEEQSKSYTDIMIIAHIDDEHLHLVRNLPANVTFTVELA; translated from the coding sequence ATGCCTACACCTATAGTTCTTAAAGTAGAAGATGTTACCATTCCGGCAACCTTAAACGATACAGTAGCCGCTCAGGATTTTAAAACACGACTGCCTTTTGTGGTTTCGGGATATCGATCAACATTCGACTATTGCTGTACTGCTGATAGTGGTAAATTTGATCCAAAAGAAAAACAAGCCGGATGGAAAAACGGTGATATTACTCTTGCCGGCGGTTGGTTTGCCGTTTTGTTTGATGGCGAAGAACAATCGAAAAGCTATACCGATATAATGATTATTGCTCATATCGATGACGAGCATCTTCACCTGGTAAGAAACCTGCCGGCTAACGTAACTTTTACTGTTGAATTGGCATAA
- a CDS encoding iron-containing alcohol dehydrogenase, whose amino-acid sequence MNTDFIYQNPTTIYFGRESLENLRAEMANYGDTIMLAYGKGSIKKSGLYDQVVSILKECGKKVVEVTGIMANPTWEKVKEGAQIVKENNVDLILAVGGGSVIDCAKGISVTAYCEEDAWTKYWLQFQPVDNKIVPVASILTLAGTGSEMNGGSVITNDDMKLKMGRVFPANVYPTFSILNPEYTFTLPEYQMVSGIFDMMSHLMEAYFSGEDDVTSDYLVEGVLRSIINSAKIAKKNPEDYESRSNLMWSATLAMNPLMGLSKPQDWQVHMIEHQIGAYTDCAHGMGLAAVSLPYYRYIYQFGLDKFVRFAKNVWGISEDGKTKEEVALAGIDALEAFIKELGIVINLQELGATEEMLPAIAESTVILGAYKKLTSDEILDILKVAYNA is encoded by the coding sequence ATGAATACAGATTTTATTTACCAAAACCCCACTACCATTTACTTTGGTAGAGAATCGTTAGAAAACCTTAGAGCCGAAATGGCTAATTATGGCGACACCATTATGTTGGCATATGGTAAAGGTTCAATCAAAAAGAGCGGATTGTACGACCAGGTTGTTTCTATTTTAAAAGAATGCGGCAAAAAAGTGGTTGAAGTAACCGGAATTATGGCCAACCCAACATGGGAAAAAGTAAAAGAAGGTGCTCAGATTGTAAAAGAAAACAATGTTGATTTGATTCTTGCCGTTGGTGGTGGATCAGTTATCGACTGTGCCAAAGGCATTTCGGTTACTGCTTATTGCGAAGAAGATGCATGGACAAAATACTGGTTACAGTTTCAACCTGTTGATAACAAAATTGTACCGGTAGCTTCTATTCTTACATTGGCTGGTACAGGATCTGAAATGAACGGTGGTTCGGTAATTACCAACGATGATATGAAATTGAAAATGGGTCGTGTATTTCCTGCAAATGTATACCCTACGTTTTCAATCTTAAATCCGGAGTACACATTTACTTTGCCTGAATACCAAATGGTAAGTGGTATCTTCGATATGATGTCGCACTTGATGGAAGCGTATTTCTCGGGCGAAGATGATGTAACATCTGATTATCTGGTTGAAGGAGTATTGCGTTCTATCATAAACAGTGCTAAAATTGCCAAGAAAAATCCTGAGGATTACGAATCGAGAAGTAACTTAATGTGGAGTGCTACTTTAGCAATGAATCCATTAATGGGATTAAGCAAACCTCAAGACTGGCAAGTGCATATGATTGAGCACCAAATTGGCGCTTACACCGATTGTGCACACGGTATGGGATTAGCAGCCGTTTCGTTACCTTATTACCGCTACATCTACCAATTTGGTTTAGATAAGTTTGTTCGCTTTGCTAAAAATGTTTGGGGAATCAGCGAAGACGGTAAAACAAAAGAAGAAGTTGCTTTAGCCGGTATCGATGCATTAGAAGCATTTATTAAAGAATTAGGCATTGTTATCAACTTACAAGAGTTAGGTGCAACCGAAGAAATGTTGCCAGCCATTGCTGAGTCAACTGTTATTTTGGGTGCTTACAAAAAACTAACTTCCGACGAGATTTTAGATATTTTGAAAGTGGCTTATAACGCATAA
- a CDS encoding phenolic acid decarboxylase, whose protein sequence is MKKIKDLEEFLGGHFIYTYANGWNYELYVKNENTIDYRIHSGMVGGRWVRDQEVHIVKLTDGVFKICWTEPTGTDVSLDFMPNENKLHGVIFFPKWVHDHPEITVRYQNDFIDLMLESREKYETYPKLVVPEFGEIFFKKNEGQNNQKVISEAPYEGMIEKMVSGEISFTE, encoded by the coding sequence ATGAAAAAAATAAAAGATTTAGAGGAGTTTTTGGGCGGCCATTTTATTTATACATATGCCAATGGCTGGAACTACGAATTGTATGTTAAAAACGAAAACACAATAGATTACCGAATTCACAGTGGTATGGTTGGAGGCCGCTGGGTACGCGATCAGGAAGTGCATATTGTGAAACTAACGGATGGTGTATTTAAAATTTGTTGGACAGAACCAACTGGTACTGATGTGAGTCTGGACTTTATGCCCAACGAAAACAAGTTACACGGTGTGATTTTCTTCCCTAAATGGGTACACGATCATCCAGAAATTACCGTTCGTTACCAAAACGATTTCATTGATTTGATGCTTGAATCGCGCGAGAAATACGAAACCTATCCAAAATTGGTTGTACCTGAATTTGGCGAAATATTCTTTAAAAAGAACGAAGGTCAGAACAATCAAAAGGTGATTTCAGAAGCACCATATGAAGGTATGATTGAAAAAATGGTAAGTGGTGAAATTAGTTTCACTGAATAG
- a CDS encoding AraC family transcriptional regulator, translating into MEGDNQKTTIFTKTTDIEYLHLERHRHLAYHQLVYMIKGTTHIKVADTEFFLPEGFIGTIPGGQFHSMRSRNEMVKMFLIYFPSTIALNEFTSLISNDFIIENIRYISKQSNAIRPDTHSITYQYVYSFLNLLLQTEHHNLFPVKGLIAPKNERLAVVLKYLKENFKEEITLSSIASEFGFTIRNLTRLFKKENISFNNYLNYIRIINAIELFSEHRDNIADVAYEVGYNSASNFSRTFKKYTGYNPREFIKLNATSAVLKL; encoded by the coding sequence ATGGAAGGCGATAATCAGAAGACAACTATCTTTACCAAAACTACCGACATTGAATATCTTCATCTGGAACGACACCGACATTTGGCTTACCATCAGTTGGTTTATATGATTAAAGGAACTACACATATTAAGGTTGCAGATACGGAGTTTTTCTTACCCGAGGGTTTTATTGGAACCATTCCTGGTGGCCAGTTTCATAGTATGCGAAGCCGAAATGAAATGGTGAAAATGTTTTTGATTTATTTTCCATCAACCATTGCTTTAAATGAATTTACATCCTTGATTTCAAATGATTTTATCATAGAGAATATAAGGTATATAAGTAAACAAAGCAATGCAATAAGGCCAGATACTCATTCAATAACCTATCAATATGTGTATTCGTTTCTGAATCTTTTATTGCAAACTGAGCATCACAATCTATTTCCGGTTAAAGGATTGATTGCACCCAAAAACGAAAGATTGGCAGTTGTCCTAAAATATTTGAAAGAGAATTTTAAAGAAGAAATTACTTTATCATCAATAGCATCAGAATTTGGTTTTACCATTAGAAACCTAACTCGTTTGTTTAAAAAAGAAAATATCAGCTTTAATAATTACCTTAATTACATCAGAATAATTAATGCTATTGAGCTTTTTTCGGAGCACAGAGATAACATTGCTGATGTGGCTTACGAGGTAGGCTACAATTCTGCCAGCAATTTCAGCCGAACATTTAAGAAGTATACGGGTTATAATCCCAGGGAATTTATCAAACTAAATGCAACCAGTGCTGTTTTGAAGTTATAA
- a CDS encoding DUF3737 family protein: MNIIENKDFEGERPLFATKDLQLKNVRIHVGESALKECENIHADGCEFMGKYPFWHNNNSVIENSLFTPGGRAAIWYCNNLRMLNTHVDAPKMFREIDGLYVEKVKLTDAEETIWWCRNIELKDVEIKNGDYIFKNCENIKIDNLTLQGNYSFQYTKNVEIRNSHLKTKDAFWNTENVTVYDSVIQGEYLGWHSKNLRLVNCVIAGTQPLCYAENLVMENCVMKEDADLAFEYSSVKAEINSAIPSVKNPRSGEIIAESIGEIIIDENIKQPANCVIKVKNEVSA; this comes from the coding sequence ATGAATATTATAGAAAACAAGGATTTTGAAGGGGAGAGACCTTTATTTGCAACCAAAGACTTACAATTAAAAAATGTACGCATTCATGTGGGTGAGTCAGCATTGAAAGAGTGTGAAAACATTCATGCTGATGGATGCGAATTTATGGGTAAATATCCTTTTTGGCACAATAATAATTCGGTAATCGAAAACAGTTTATTTACTCCTGGTGGAAGAGCTGCTATTTGGTATTGCAATAATCTACGTATGTTGAATACTCATGTTGATGCTCCTAAAATGTTTCGCGAGATTGACGGTTTATATGTTGAAAAAGTGAAACTGACCGATGCGGAGGAAACAATTTGGTGGTGCCGAAATATTGAGCTTAAAGATGTGGAAATTAAGAATGGTGACTACATTTTTAAGAACTGCGAAAATATTAAAATTGATAATTTAACATTGCAGGGTAACTACAGTTTTCAGTATACTAAAAACGTAGAAATTCGTAATTCTCATCTAAAGACCAAAGATGCTTTCTGGAATACAGAAAATGTAACCGTTTACGATTCAGTTATTCAAGGCGAGTATTTAGGATGGCACTCTAAAAACCTTCGTTTGGTTAATTGTGTGATTGCCGGAACTCAGCCATTATGTTATGCCGAAAATTTGGTGATGGAGAATTGTGTAATGAAAGAAGATGCTGATTTGGCATTTGAATACAGTTCGGTAAAAGCTGAGATTAACAGTGCAATTCCTAGTGTGAAAAACCCTCGTTCTGGTGAAATTATTGCCGAGAGTATTGGAGAAATCATCATTGACGAAAACATTAAGCAACCTGCAAATTGTGTTATTAAAGTAAAAAACGAAGTTTCAGCCTGA
- a CDS encoding MalY/PatB family protein — MTYNFDEVVNRKGSNSYKWDTNRNNEVLPMWVADMDFKTAPPIIEALTQRVQHGVFGYANVPDAYYNAVIDWFERRHQFPIEKDWMIYTIGVVPAVSAIILAMTQPGDKVIVQEPVYNCFFSSIRNNQCESVSNDLIYSNGKYSIDFDDLEAKAADPKAKVMLLCNPHNPAGRVWTKEELARIGEICFRNNVFVVSDEIHCDLVHPGHKHIPFASLGQQFLENSATCIAPSKTFNLAGLQVANIVAYDADIRQKIDKAININEVCDISPFAITSLIAAYTNPESEKWLDDLKQYLWENSQIVKEFFAENLPQFPILPLEATYLMWIDCSVLNLTSDELLDKMIEVENIRLNEGIIYGKAGEGFMRLNIACPKETLREGLQRTKRALDKILAEK; from the coding sequence ATGACGTATAATTTCGACGAAGTAGTAAATCGTAAAGGAAGTAATTCCTATAAATGGGATACAAACAGAAACAATGAGGTGTTGCCCATGTGGGTTGCCGATATGGATTTTAAAACAGCACCTCCCATCATCGAAGCTTTAACGCAGCGTGTGCAGCATGGCGTGTTTGGTTATGCCAATGTTCCGGATGCCTATTATAATGCTGTTATTGATTGGTTCGAACGTCGTCATCAGTTTCCTATTGAAAAAGATTGGATGATATACACCATTGGTGTGGTTCCGGCTGTTTCGGCCATTATACTGGCCATGACTCAACCGGGCGATAAGGTGATTGTTCAGGAGCCTGTTTATAATTGTTTCTTTTCGTCGATACGTAATAATCAATGCGAAAGCGTTTCAAATGATCTGATCTATTCCAACGGTAAATATTCCATTGATTTTGATGATTTGGAAGCGAAAGCTGCCGATCCTAAAGCCAAAGTGATGTTGCTGTGCAACCCTCACAACCCGGCCGGAAGAGTCTGGACTAAAGAAGAGTTGGCAAGGATAGGAGAGATCTGTTTTAGAAACAATGTTTTTGTGGTTTCTGATGAAATTCATTGCGATTTGGTTCATCCGGGACATAAACACATTCCTTTTGCTTCGTTGGGACAACAGTTTTTGGAGAATTCAGCTACCTGCATAGCACCCAGTAAAACATTTAACCTGGCAGGATTACAGGTTGCTAATATTGTAGCTTACGATGCTGATATTCGTCAGAAGATTGATAAAGCTATTAATATTAACGAGGTATGCGATATCAGTCCGTTTGCAATAACATCCTTAATTGCTGCATATACTAATCCGGAATCGGAAAAGTGGCTGGATGATTTAAAACAATATCTGTGGGAGAATAGTCAGATTGTGAAAGAATTCTTTGCTGAGAACTTACCTCAGTTTCCAATTCTGCCTTTGGAAGCTACTTATTTGATGTGGATTGATTGTTCGGTTTTAAATCTGACTTCAGATGAATTGCTGGATAAGATGATTGAAGTGGAAAACATAAGACTCAACGAAGGTATTATCTATGGTAAGGCCGGAGAAGGTTTTATGCGCTTAAACATCGCATGCCCAAAAGAGACTTTACGCGAAGGCTTGCAAAGGACCAAAAGAGCGTTGGATAAGATTTTGGCCGAAAAGTAA
- a CDS encoding MATE family efflux transporter — translation MTLRQQLHLVVLLSIPTIIAQFSSMIMQYIDASMVGSLGAHASASIGLVITSTWLFWGICTTIAAGFSVQVAHLIGAGDQKGARSVLRQSLVSTLVFSFVLVAIGAAVSPYLPHWLGGDPSIAEDASKYFLIFILSLPALQLNFLAGAMLRSSGNMHVPSVLNVLMCVLDVIFNFILIFPSREMHLLGFDLFIPGADLGVVGAALGTATAYLVTAIMLLWYLFTKDKNLRLTHEKGSFRPEARILRKAFRISIPMTLEHSVIMGAQILSTVIVAPLGVASIAANSFAITAESLCYMPGYGIAEAATTLVGQSFGAKQKLLAKRFAHITVYLGMIVMTLMGAIMYVAAPLIMGFMTPDAEILDLGVMALRIEAFAEPMFAASIVAYGVFVGVGDTFIPSIMNFGSIWLVRLSLAAILAPIMGLKGVWIAMCVELCFRGLIFLIRLYKGKWLDKLPA, via the coding sequence ATGACATTGAGGCAACAACTACATCTGGTTGTATTGCTTAGTATACCTACGATTATTGCACAATTTTCGTCGATGATTATGCAATATATCGATGCATCAATGGTGGGAAGTTTAGGAGCTCATGCTTCTGCTTCCATTGGTCTCGTTATTACTTCCACCTGGTTGTTTTGGGGTATCTGTACCACAATAGCGGCGGGTTTCTCAGTACAGGTGGCACATCTCATTGGCGCAGGAGATCAGAAAGGAGCTCGTTCTGTTTTGCGTCAATCGTTGGTATCTACCTTGGTGTTCAGCTTTGTATTAGTAGCAATTGGAGCAGCTGTTAGTCCTTATTTACCACATTGGCTGGGAGGAGATCCCTCCATTGCAGAAGATGCCTCTAAATATTTTCTCATTTTTATCTTATCGTTACCTGCTCTTCAGCTCAATTTCTTAGCTGGCGCCATGCTCCGAAGTAGTGGAAATATGCATGTCCCCAGTGTATTGAATGTATTGATGTGTGTGTTGGATGTAATCTTTAATTTCATTCTTATATTTCCATCTCGCGAAATGCATTTGTTGGGATTTGATCTCTTTATTCCGGGTGCAGATTTAGGCGTTGTGGGAGCAGCATTAGGAACAGCAACGGCCTATTTGGTAACGGCCATTATGCTTCTGTGGTATTTGTTTACCAAAGATAAAAACCTACGATTAACACATGAAAAGGGCAGCTTTCGTCCTGAAGCCCGAATATTACGAAAAGCATTCCGTATAAGTATCCCAATGACATTGGAACACTCCGTGATTATGGGAGCTCAGATTTTATCTACCGTTATTGTAGCTCCGTTAGGTGTGGCTTCTATTGCAGCCAACTCGTTTGCTATAACAGCCGAAAGTTTGTGCTATATGCCTGGATACGGAATTGCCGAAGCTGCAACAACGCTTGTTGGACAAAGCTTTGGTGCTAAACAAAAACTCTTGGCGAAGCGATTTGCTCACATCACTGTTTATTTAGGAATGATTGTAATGACTTTAATGGGAGCTATCATGTATGTGGCAGCTCCATTAATCATGGGATTTATGACTCCCGATGCTGAAATTCTAGACTTAGGTGTGATGGCTTTACGTATTGAAGCGTTTGCTGAACCTATGTTTGCTGCTTCCATTGTGGCTTACGGTGTTTTTGTGGGAGTAGGAGATACCTTTATTCCAAGTATTATGAATTTTGGAAGTATATGGCTGGTTCGCTTATCTCTGGCGGCTATACTGGCTCCGATTATGGGCTTAAAAGGAGTTTGGATTGCCATGTGTGTTGAATTGTGTTTTAGAGGGCTTATCTTTCTTATCCGACTATATAAAGGCAAATGGTTGGATAAACTTCCTGCTTAA
- a CDS encoding TetR/AcrR family transcriptional regulator encodes MSEMTKQAEIVNAAQELFNSFGFEKTTMTDIAKRLGISKASLYYYFNDKESIIRSLAIKEQERFVTELQNIISEASNTLERLLAYADKRVELLQKSMTLSSTNSITHKSIRSIFSVILASFWEQEIELVSHIYKLGMEAGDIKEIDIPEHAELFLTILRGLRRNAFYNSNKLELIHLPAEDIVVIKQQSKLFTEIFYKGISK; translated from the coding sequence ATGAGTGAAATGACAAAACAGGCTGAAATAGTAAATGCGGCCCAGGAACTCTTTAATAGCTTTGGTTTTGAAAAAACAACCATGACAGATATTGCCAAGCGCTTAGGTATCTCAAAGGCATCGTTATATTATTATTTTAATGATAAGGAAAGCATCATTCGTTCGTTGGCAATTAAGGAGCAGGAACGATTTGTAACCGAACTTCAAAATATTATTTCAGAAGCAAGTAATACGTTGGAACGATTGTTAGCTTATGCTGATAAACGAGTTGAGTTATTACAGAAGAGTATGACATTGAGCAGTACAAACTCAATAACTCATAAATCAATCAGGTCGATTTTTAGTGTAATACTTGCCAGTTTTTGGGAGCAGGAAATTGAGTTGGTTTCGCATATTTATAAACTCGGAATGGAAGCCGGCGATATCAAAGAAATTGATATTCCTGAACATGCCGAATTGTTTCTAACGATTTTAAGAGGATTACGACGCAATGCCTTTTACAATTCTAACAAATTAGAATTGATACATCTTCCTGCCGAAGATATTGTTGTAATCAAACAGCAATCAAAACTTTTTACTGAGATTTTTTATAAAGGAATTTCAAAATAA